The window ATATGGGGGTCGGTCCCGCGACCCCCATGCACAACCCACACCCGCGCGACCCCCCACCGGTGCAACCCCCACTGAGGAGACTCATGTTCGGGCTCAGACGTGCGAGACAGACCGCCGCGGTCATCGCGGCCACCGCCGCCGCGGCGGCGACCGGGATGCTCGCCTCCCCCATCGCGAGCGCCGCCCCTCAGCCCATCGTCGGCGGCACGACCACCACGACGACCGCGTACCCGTTCATGATGCAGATCACGGACGCGTCCCAGAACCAGTTCTGCGGCGGCACCCTCGTGGCGCCCAAGAAGGTCGTGACGGCGGCGCACTGCATGGTCGGCGAGACCACCGGCAGCGTCCGCGTGGTCGGCGGCCGGACCTATCTGAGCGGCACCAACGGCACGGTGAGCCGTGTCAGCAAGATCTGGATCAACCCGGACTACACGGACGCCACCAACGGCGACGACGTGGCCGTGCTGACCCTCTCGACGTCGATGCCGTACACCGCGGCGAAGTACGTCAGCTCTTCCCAGACGAGCGTGTACGCGGCCGGCAGCACGGCCCGCATCCTCGGCTGGGGCACCACTTCGGAGAACGGCAGCTCCTCCAACCAGCTGCGGACCGCGACCGTCCCGATCGTGTCCGACTCCAGCTGCCGTTCCTCCTACGGCTCGGACTTCGTACAGTCCGACATGGTGTGCGCCGGATACACGTCCGGCGGCGTAGACACCTGCCAGGGCGACAGCGGCGGTCCCCTGCTCATCGGGGGCGCCCTGGCAGGGATCACTTCCTGGGGCGAGGGGTGCGCGGAGGCGGGTTACCCGGGTGTGTACACCCGGCTGACCACCTTCTCGGACCTGGTGACCACGCAGGTCAACTCGTGACCCGGAAGACTTCCCGAGCATCCCTCGGGTGATTGCCAGGGGGGCGTTGCGGGCCACCACGAGCGGCCCGCAACGCCCCCCTATCCATGTCCGGCTCCGTGTCCGGCCTCCCGGCCGGATCAGGACCGGGCGACCTCCCCGAACCGGACGTCGTGCGCGCCGCCCGGGTCGAGGACCCGCAGCATCCGCTCCCCCTCCGCGGCCACCGCCGCGCGCTGGGCCCTGGTCGGCTCGGTGAGGAACTCGACGACGAGGGCGTCGCCGTCCGGCTTCCACAGCCCGGCGAGGAAGCCGTCGACCAGAAGGGTCCGGTAGGCCTGGTTGCCCTGCCAGTTCCGGCCGTGCAGCGCGGGCGGTACGACGCGGGCGCGGTCGGCGTGGGACAGCAGGAGGTTGTCGAACTCGGGCAGGAAGCGCGGCGGTGCGGGGGTGTCCGGGTCCGGCCGCGGGGCGTCGGGCAGGTCGAAGAGCTCGACGCCGTTCTCGTCGCGGAAGGTGAGCAGCCGCGGGCGCAGCCGCTCGAAGGCGTCCCGCAGACGGGTGAGTCCGGCCCAGGTCTGCATGTCCTTGACGGAGGCCGGGCCGAAGGCCGCGAGGTAGCGCAGGACCACGGACTCCGTGGCCGGCGCGGGCCGGGCGGGGCGGCCCAGCCAGTGCTCGGCGGTGGTGAGGGCGACCTGGCCGCTCCCGCCCCACAGACCGCGCGGGGTGACCTGGACGAGCGGCAGCGTGCAGCGGGCGGCGACGGCCAGGGCCCGCGGGTCGGCGTCCGGCCACTCGGCGCCGAGCGCCCGCCGCAGCCCGGCCATGGTCCGCGGCTCCGCCTCCACCAGCTCACGGGCCAGCGCGGCCAGCCGGCCGAGGTCGACGCCGTCGAGTCCGGCGCGGAAGTGACCGAGTTCGCGGTCGCGGGCCGGCTGCACGAGGGGCCGCAGGTCGAGGCAGTCGTCGGCGGTGTGGGTGTGGATGGTGGAGCGCAGGGTGACGATCCGGGCCACCTCACGGCGGGCCATCAGGTCGGACAACAGCTCCGGTTCGAAGCCGTCGAGGCGGGCCGCGAGGGCGACGTAGGGGGGCTTGACGTTCTGCGCCTGGAGGCCGAGCAGATGCCGTACGGCGTCCTGGGCGGGCAGCGGGGAGCGGCGCAGCAGGAGCTGCCGGTCGAGGGTGGCACGGTTCAGGGCCCGGACGTCCAGCACGGGAGCGGCCGCCGCGCCGCCGCGCACCGCGCGCCTCCTCGTACCGCTCGTCGTCCCGCCGCCGGTCGTCCCGCCGCTGTTCGTCATGGACGCACGCTAACGCCCGTCGCGGACAACTTCTGTCCGCGATTTCCCTCGGACGGCACGGCCACGCGGGCACCCGGCCGGGGATCCCGGGGTGGCTATCCTTCTCGTACCCCGCCGCGTGATCACGCCGTACGCAGGTTCGACGGAGAGGCAGCCGATGGCCGACCGACCAGGTGGCAGGAACGGCGGCCGCAAGTCGGTCTGGCGCCGGGCCCAGACGCCGCCCGTGCCCGCCGCCGGGACACCCGCGCCCCATCCTGCGGAGCCGGCCGGCGCGACCGGCGTCGTCCAGGCGGCGCTCTACCGCGACGGCGTCCGCGTCTCCTCCCCCGCCACCCTCGCCGAGACCTACCGCGAGCTGCGCGAGGAGTCCCCGGGCATGGCGTGGATCGGCCTCGCCCGCCCGACGGCGACCCAACTGCACTCCCTGGCGGCCGAGTTCGGGCTGCATCCGCTGGCGGTCGAGGACGCCATGGAGGCACACCAGCGCCCCAAGCTGGAGCGGTACGGCGACACGCTCTTCGTGGTCCTGCGGGCCGCCCGTTACCTCGACGCGCCCGAAGAGGTCGACTTCGGCGAGCTGCACGTGTTCGTCGGCCCGGACTTCGTGCTGACGGTCCGGCACGGTGCGGCACCCGACCTGTCGGCGGTCCGCCGCCGTATGGAGGACTCCCCCGAGCTGCTGGGACTCGGCCCCGAGGCGGTGCTGTACGCGATCCTGGACGCGGTGGTCGACGGCTACGCGCCGGTGGTGGCCGGCGTCCAGAACGACATCGACGAGATCGAGACCGAGGTGTTCCGCGGCGACCCCGCGGTCTCCCGCCGCATCTACGAACTGTCGCGGGAGATGGTCGAGTTCCAGCGTGCCACGCGCCCGCTCGTGGGCATGCTGCACGGCCTGATGGCCGGCTTCGCCAAGTACGAGACCGACGAGGAGCTCCAGCGCTACCTGCGGGACGTCGCCGACCACGTCACCCACATCAGCGAGCGTGTCGACGGCTTCCGCCAGGCCCTCACCGAGATCCTGACGGTCAACGCGACCCTGGTCACCCAGCAGCAGAACGCGGAGATGCGGGCACTGGCGGAGGCGGGGTTCGAGCAGAACGAGGAGGTCAAGAAGATCTCCTCGTGGGCGGCCATCCTCTTCGCGCCCACGCTCGTCGGCACCATCTACGGCATGAACTTCACGCACATGCCCGAGCTGGGCTGGACCTTCGGGTATCCGTTCGCGATCGGGCTGATGGGGGTCGTCTGCGTCAGCCTGTACGTGATCTTCAAGCACCGGGACTGGCTGTAGGGGAGGACCCGGACCGGGACGGGCCGTCGTCGCGTCCTGCCGCCGCCCGCCCCATCGTCAGGGCCAGCCGTCGCACCCGGCGCCAGTCCATGCGGGGCGCGACCGGCGGCACCCCGGGACGGTGCCGCGGCACCCGTACGCGCAGCGCGCCGGGTACGAGACGGCAGTGCACCGGGGTGGGCAGCGACAGCGCCTCGCCGTCGACCCCGACCGGGACGGCCGGGGCGTCGGCCTCGATGACGACCTCCCGGGCGGTCATGGAGGTCAGACCGCGGCTGTGCTCACCCCGCAGCAGCAGATCCGTCGCCTCCGCCGCGCTGCCGACCTCGACGGCCAGCACCCCGAGCCGGCCGGAGTCCAGCCGGTCCCGGCGCCCGAGTCCCGCCGTGTCGTCCGTGCGGTAGGGGTTGTTGCTCACCAGCACGGCCTGCGGATCCGTCAGGGTCCGCCCCCCGACGCGGACGGTCA of the Streptomyces sp. 1222.5 genome contains:
- a CDS encoding winged helix DNA-binding domain-containing protein, which translates into the protein MTNSGGTTGGGTTSGTRRRAVRGGAAAAPVLDVRALNRATLDRQLLLRRSPLPAQDAVRHLLGLQAQNVKPPYVALAARLDGFEPELLSDLMARREVARIVTLRSTIHTHTADDCLDLRPLVQPARDRELGHFRAGLDGVDLGRLAALARELVEAEPRTMAGLRRALGAEWPDADPRALAVAARCTLPLVQVTPRGLWGGSGQVALTTAEHWLGRPARPAPATESVVLRYLAAFGPASVKDMQTWAGLTRLRDAFERLRPRLLTFRDENGVELFDLPDAPRPDPDTPAPPRFLPEFDNLLLSHADRARVVPPALHGRNWQGNQAYRTLLVDGFLAGLWKPDGDALVVEFLTEPTRAQRAAVAAEGERMLRVLDPGGAHDVRFGEVARS
- a CDS encoding magnesium and cobalt transport protein CorA, with amino-acid sequence MADRPGGRNGGRKSVWRRAQTPPVPAAGTPAPHPAEPAGATGVVQAALYRDGVRVSSPATLAETYRELREESPGMAWIGLARPTATQLHSLAAEFGLHPLAVEDAMEAHQRPKLERYGDTLFVVLRAARYLDAPEEVDFGELHVFVGPDFVLTVRHGAAPDLSAVRRRMEDSPELLGLGPEAVLYAILDAVVDGYAPVVAGVQNDIDEIETEVFRGDPAVSRRIYELSREMVEFQRATRPLVGMLHGLMAGFAKYETDEELQRYLRDVADHVTHISERVDGFRQALTEILTVNATLVTQQQNAEMRALAEAGFEQNEEVKKISSWAAILFAPTLVGTIYGMNFTHMPELGWTFGYPFAIGLMGVVCVSLYVIFKHRDWL
- a CDS encoding trypsin-like serine protease, coding for MFGLRRARQTAAVIAATAAAAATGMLASPIASAAPQPIVGGTTTTTTAYPFMMQITDASQNQFCGGTLVAPKKVVTAAHCMVGETTGSVRVVGGRTYLSGTNGTVSRVSKIWINPDYTDATNGDDVAVLTLSTSMPYTAAKYVSSSQTSVYAAGSTARILGWGTTSENGSSSNQLRTATVPIVSDSSCRSSYGSDFVQSDMVCAGYTSGGVDTCQGDSGGPLLIGGALAGITSWGEGCAEAGYPGVYTRLTTFSDLVTTQVNS